One genomic window of Diospyros lotus cultivar Yz01 chromosome 8, ASM1463336v1, whole genome shotgun sequence includes the following:
- the LOC127807284 gene encoding glycolipid transfer protein 3-like isoform X1 produces the protein MKRREMEKGSESEIRSAIEELSMAVAKANKPADATGDHVLDDDAAHVPTKPFLYVCSLLLQVLDKIGPTMAVLRQDMDQNIQRLEKVHESDPSMYSNLVEILKKEAAEGNARKSNSCSRGFVWLTRSLDFTVALLQLLVKDSERNMDEAVEEAYDVALRPWHGWISSAAYKVALKLVPDNKTLINILKAKDEEGVDGLKEEMRSLISLLVPLLEQNHSILSSHGLDRLKAT, from the exons ATGAAGAGGAGGGAGATGGAGAAGGGTTCAGAGTCAGAGATCAGGTCCGCCATTGAAGAGCTGTCCATGGCTGTTGCCAAAGCCAACAAACCTGCTGATGCAACCGGAGATCATGTGCTTGACGATGATGCTGCCCATGTCCCCACCAAGCCTTTCCTCTACGTCTGTAGCTTGTTGCTCCAAGTTCTcg ATAAGATAGGGCCAACCATGGCGGTTCTGAGGCAAGACATGGATCAGAACATCCAG AGATTAGAGAAGGTGCATGAATCTGATCCTTCGATGTACTCAAATTTGGTTGAGATACTGAAGAAAGAGGCCGCAGAAGGCAATGCCAGAAAGAGCAATAGCTGTAGCAGAGGCTTTGTTTGGCTTACCAG ATCACTGGATTTTACTGTAGCATTGCTGCAATTACTGGTGAAGGATTCTGAAAGGAATATGGATGAAGCTGTGGAAGAAGCATACGATGTCGCTCTAAGACCATGGCACGGGTGGATTTCTTCCGCTGCTTACAAA GTTGCTCTTAAACTGGTGCCGGACAATAAAACTCTTATCAACATACTCAAGGCCAAAGATGAAGAAGGTGTTGATGGTCTGAAGGAGGAAATGCGGAGCCTAATCTCACTGCTTGTGCCTCTTCTTGAGCAAAATCACTCTATTTTG AGCTCCCATGGCTTGGATAGGTTAaaggccacctga
- the LOC127807284 gene encoding glycolipid transfer protein 3-like isoform X2, giving the protein MKRREMEKGSESEIRSAIEELSMAVAKANKPADATGDHVLDDDAAHVPTKPFLYVCSLLLQVLDKIGPTMAVLRQDMDQNIQKEAAEGNARKSNSCSRGFVWLTRSLDFTVALLQLLVKDSERNMDEAVEEAYDVALRPWHGWISSAAYKVALKLVPDNKTLINILKAKDEEGVDGLKEEMRSLISLLVPLLEQNHSILSSHGLDRLKAT; this is encoded by the exons ATGAAGAGGAGGGAGATGGAGAAGGGTTCAGAGTCAGAGATCAGGTCCGCCATTGAAGAGCTGTCCATGGCTGTTGCCAAAGCCAACAAACCTGCTGATGCAACCGGAGATCATGTGCTTGACGATGATGCTGCCCATGTCCCCACCAAGCCTTTCCTCTACGTCTGTAGCTTGTTGCTCCAAGTTCTcg ATAAGATAGGGCCAACCATGGCGGTTCTGAGGCAAGACATGGATCAGAACATCCAG AAAGAGGCCGCAGAAGGCAATGCCAGAAAGAGCAATAGCTGTAGCAGAGGCTTTGTTTGGCTTACCAG ATCACTGGATTTTACTGTAGCATTGCTGCAATTACTGGTGAAGGATTCTGAAAGGAATATGGATGAAGCTGTGGAAGAAGCATACGATGTCGCTCTAAGACCATGGCACGGGTGGATTTCTTCCGCTGCTTACAAA GTTGCTCTTAAACTGGTGCCGGACAATAAAACTCTTATCAACATACTCAAGGCCAAAGATGAAGAAGGTGTTGATGGTCTGAAGGAGGAAATGCGGAGCCTAATCTCACTGCTTGTGCCTCTTCTTGAGCAAAATCACTCTATTTTG AGCTCCCATGGCTTGGATAGGTTAaaggccacctga